Sequence from the Thermococcus sp. genome:
TGGTAACTGAATCGGAGAACCCCAGCTCTCCCTTCAGCTCCTCCGTGGAGATTGGGCCCTCGACGTTCACCCACACGACGTCGTAGTCTCCTATAGAGAGTGCATCCCTTAGGGTCTCCGCCTTCCTGCTGAGGAACCCCTCTTTGGAGTACGCCATCACGGTTATCCTCGGCTTACCCTCGGTTTTTCCACCCATCGGCTCATCTCCCGAATTCTATCACCATCCCCGAATGGAGCTTGTGGAAGTTCTCGCCATAGGCCTTCATGAACTCTGCCTCGGCCCTCAATCCGGTGCAGTGGCCGGTGTACACCTCCTCAACGCCGAGCCTCTTGAACTCCTCAACAGTTCTCTTTATCCGCCCTTCGCTCGCATCTATGAGGTGGAAGCCTCCTATCACAGCCCTAACTCTTTCCTCCCTGGTGAGCCTTTTAGCGTGTTTCACTATGCCCGCGTGACTGCAACCGCTCACGACGACAAGGCCGTCTTCGGTTTTTGCGACAAGGCTCATGTCATCGAGGAGTTCATCCTCCACGACCTTCCCGTCCTTCAGCGTATAAACCCTATGCTCACCCTCTCGAAGTCTTCCCGGTCCCTAATTTCACCCGTTGAGAAAAGTCCTTCAACTATCTCGATGGGTTCAGCAGTGAGATAAAGCTCCGCCAGTTCCTCAACATCTTCCCTCCTGAAGGGAATCCCAACGTCTCTCAGGTGGGGTCTCGTTACGAAGTGCCTCCTGAATAGCGTGGGATGCGCTATGACCGGAACGCGCCTCCCGATGGCCTTGAGGATT
This genomic interval carries:
- a CDS encoding MBL fold metallo-hydrolase, giving the protein MRVVVLVEDYSGYESPFLAQHGVSFLIEKNGKKVLFDTGQSAYPVLHNMRLLGIRPESIDYVFLSHCHYDHTGGLLEILKAIGRRVPVIAHPTLFRRHFVTRPHLRDVGIPFRREDVEELAELYLTAEPIEIVEGLFSTGEIRDREDFERVSIGFIR
- a CDS encoding MBL fold metallo-hydrolase gives rise to the protein MEDELLDDMSLVAKTEDGLVVVSGCSHAGIVKHAKRLTREERVRAVIGGFHLIDASEGRIKRTVEEFKRLGVEEVYTGHCTGLRAEAEFMKAYGENFHKLHSGMVIEFGR